Proteins co-encoded in one Alcanivorax sp. genomic window:
- a CDS encoding ATP-binding protein produces the protein MGSQHRISPGFLTLCWLLLLSLQAAANPACEEAEELLLNMEREHQQLQDDQQQLQRFIDGQVPTREQIETLIGQPLDSPQIRLPASPPVRPSQLPDCQTLASDLKALQRQLVKLDQAVLTLRHQITDRNPTQRRVMLALTELYHSLENLLNAGDIDPVIQQGALLLQQDIARTWALIPALDKASANQARAELDQLWYNSPALDAPVPVTPQYRTLVKTRLDIQRQIRTLRGDIWQRRQLIQQIADNGGLTGAPALLAREVQRIGQRALDTLVLVRYDLNAPVRGNGYLPLVQNILALVLGIAGFVMLVKLAQRSRGWALALHDKVVQSSGERRWVRNASRLISGIAPMLPWFLLWFILDQLSLHLNAPSTKVLFWLLPFAHLYVIYGLLCLLGEWLIGRVAQSAGTYLSGEQAQQVLDHSRSVARWLMLPWLPLLVIWESLGPSLLYYVLQAILIVCLYLALSRLLALRSKDYLVCLQAILPSRLDPIAERLLSDRVFPLFAPLLLPVALISFLVGFVDRVLVDFDWYMSFKARWFRLRTRISSDEDSDQPQDSEEDVQVHYERWFAQDVPEGSKLPFIDTGLVGAVEKSILRWHENKTDENSLVVAGEKGSGKSISIRKLTSALEASCEGLNILDLKVPARTTDPADILALVGETLEVDLGEHGPAALVKSDEERQPTLVVLDEAQNFFLAQQGGLEGWRQVLSLVNARLDNVFWLLLINNQSWAYLCNVFGRDYQFRNVVKVKRWAQSDIRSLVLSRNHLSGYKVRYDEVLLSSRGPEAGNVRNAEQRYFSLLWDACRGNPLVALRLWLTSIKVQGREVLVGLPTPPSSGVLDSMGENALFVYAAIATHGTLSSHEISGVTCLPENVVRYALKGGSDAGFLQKAEDGRYRLVPLWYQPVISYLTRKNLLNE, from the coding sequence ATGGGATCGCAACACAGAATATCGCCCGGGTTTTTGACTCTTTGCTGGCTGTTGCTTCTGTCGCTGCAGGCAGCGGCAAACCCCGCCTGCGAGGAAGCGGAAGAACTGCTGCTGAACATGGAGCGGGAACATCAGCAGTTGCAGGATGACCAGCAGCAGCTGCAGCGATTTATCGATGGTCAGGTGCCCACCCGCGAACAGATCGAAACCCTGATCGGCCAGCCACTGGACAGTCCACAGATCCGCCTGCCGGCCTCTCCCCCTGTACGCCCTTCGCAGTTACCTGACTGCCAGACGCTGGCCAGCGACCTGAAGGCATTGCAACGTCAGCTGGTCAAACTGGATCAGGCCGTGCTGACCCTGCGTCACCAGATCACCGACCGCAACCCGACCCAGCGCCGGGTCATGCTGGCACTGACCGAGCTGTACCATAGCCTGGAAAATCTGTTGAACGCCGGCGACATTGATCCCGTCATCCAGCAGGGGGCACTGTTGCTGCAACAGGATATTGCCCGCACCTGGGCGTTGATCCCGGCGCTGGACAAGGCCTCTGCCAATCAGGCCCGGGCAGAACTGGATCAACTCTGGTACAACTCGCCGGCACTGGACGCACCGGTTCCCGTTACCCCGCAATATCGCACCCTGGTGAAAACCCGGCTGGATATCCAACGACAGATCCGCACCCTGCGCGGTGACATCTGGCAACGCCGGCAACTGATTCAACAGATTGCGGATAACGGTGGGCTGACTGGCGCCCCTGCCTTGCTGGCGCGCGAAGTGCAGCGTATCGGTCAGCGTGCGCTGGATACCCTGGTACTGGTTCGTTACGACCTGAACGCTCCGGTGCGGGGCAACGGCTATCTTCCCCTGGTACAGAACATTCTGGCTCTGGTGCTGGGCATTGCCGGTTTTGTGATGCTGGTGAAGCTGGCGCAACGTAGCCGTGGCTGGGCTCTGGCCTTGCACGACAAGGTAGTTCAAAGCAGCGGCGAACGCCGCTGGGTGCGCAACGCCAGCCGACTAATCAGTGGCATTGCCCCCATGCTCCCCTGGTTTCTGCTGTGGTTCATTCTCGATCAGCTCAGCCTGCATCTGAACGCGCCCTCGACCAAGGTTCTGTTCTGGCTGTTGCCCTTTGCCCACCTTTACGTGATCTACGGCCTGCTGTGTCTGCTGGGGGAATGGCTGATCGGCCGTGTGGCACAGAGCGCCGGCACCTACCTCAGCGGCGAGCAGGCGCAACAGGTGCTGGACCACTCGCGCAGTGTTGCCCGCTGGTTGATGCTTCCCTGGCTGCCTCTGCTGGTGATCTGGGAAAGCCTCGGGCCGTCACTGCTCTACTATGTGCTGCAGGCCATATTGATCGTCTGCCTGTACCTTGCCCTGAGCCGCCTGCTGGCCCTGCGCAGCAAGGATTACCTGGTCTGCCTGCAGGCTATCCTGCCTTCCCGGCTCGACCCCATTGCCGAACGCCTGCTCAGTGACAGGGTGTTCCCGTTGTTTGCTCCGCTGTTATTGCCCGTTGCGCTGATCAGCTTCCTGGTGGGGTTCGTGGACCGGGTGCTGGTGGACTTCGACTGGTACATGAGCTTCAAGGCACGCTGGTTCCGGTTGCGTACCCGCATTAGCAGTGACGAGGACAGTGACCAGCCCCAGGACAGCGAAGAGGATGTGCAGGTCCACTATGAACGCTGGTTTGCCCAGGATGTACCAGAAGGCAGCAAACTGCCCTTTATCGACACCGGCCTGGTGGGTGCCGTGGAAAAAAGCATCCTGCGCTGGCACGAAAACAAGACCGATGAAAACTCCCTGGTGGTGGCCGGCGAGAAAGGCAGCGGCAAGAGCATCAGCATCCGCAAGCTCACGAGCGCCCTGGAGGCCAGTTGCGAGGGCCTGAACATCCTCGACCTCAAGGTGCCCGCACGGACCACCGACCCCGCCGATATTCTCGCCCTGGTGGGTGAAACCCTGGAGGTGGATCTCGGCGAGCATGGCCCGGCTGCACTAGTGAAAAGTGATGAGGAACGCCAACCCACCCTGGTGGTCCTTGATGAAGCACAAAACTTTTTTCTCGCCCAGCAAGGGGGGCTGGAAGGCTGGCGCCAGGTACTCAGCCTGGTCAATGCCCGACTCGACAATGTGTTCTGGTTACTGCTGATTAACAACCAGAGCTGGGCTTATCTGTGCAATGTCTTCGGCCGCGATTACCAGTTCCGCAACGTGGTGAAGGTCAAACGCTGGGCCCAGTCGGATATCCGTTCCCTGGTCCTGTCGCGCAACCATCTCAGCGGCTACAAGGTTCGCTACGATGAAGTGCTGCTGTCATCCCGTGGGCCGGAAGCGGGCAATGTACGCAACGCCGAACAACGGTACTTCAGCCTGCTGTGGGATGCCTGCCGCGGTAATCCGTTGGTCGCCCTGCGGCTATGGCTCACCTCCATCAAGGTACAGGGGCGCGAAGTCCTGGTGGGGCTGCCAACGCCGCCCTCCTCCGGAGTGCTGGACAGCATGGGAGAGAACGCCCTGTTCGTGTACGCCGCCATTGCTACCCACGGTACGCTTTCCAGCCATGAGATCAGTGGCGTGACCTGCCTGCCGGAAAACGTGGTGCGGTATGCACTGAAAGGCGGCTCCGATGCCGGCTTCCTGCAAAAGGCAGAAGACGGCCGCTACCGTCTGGTGCCATTGTGGTATCAGCCGGTGATCAGTTACCTGACAAGGAAGAACCTGCTCAATGAATGA
- a CDS encoding mechanosensitive ion channel domain-containing protein, giving the protein MNDGNIVNDLAVVVELFNVYAILLLFIGGFVLWALNWGISKASQKITEKLPTRRFMILQITTLIGFILYTVGSIALIVGVLQPPKEFMLAAGGSVAVALGFALKDIAASLVAGLLLLFDRPFRVGDRVSFDDVYGEIVSIGLRTVRLQTLDDNLVTIPNSRFITDVVASGNAGELDMMVVTDFHVALDADLDEAKGIIEEVIFTSRFAYLKKPVTFAIEEIEVGYRLAIRLRAKAYVLDVHYEKAFQSDIVVRVSKRFAEAGVIRPS; this is encoded by the coding sequence ATGAATGATGGAAATATCGTCAACGACCTGGCGGTAGTGGTTGAGCTGTTCAACGTCTACGCCATCCTGCTGCTGTTCATCGGTGGCTTCGTGCTGTGGGCCCTGAACTGGGGGATCAGCAAGGCAAGCCAGAAGATCACCGAGAAACTGCCCACCCGGCGTTTCATGATCCTGCAGATCACCACCCTGATTGGCTTCATTCTCTACACCGTCGGGTCCATTGCCCTGATCGTGGGCGTATTGCAGCCGCCCAAGGAATTCATGTTGGCTGCCGGGGGGTCCGTCGCGGTGGCGCTGGGCTTTGCACTCAAGGACATTGCCGCATCCCTGGTGGCCGGTCTGCTGTTGTTGTTCGACCGTCCCTTCCGGGTGGGCGACCGGGTCAGTTTCGACGATGTGTATGGTGAGATTGTCTCCATCGGTCTGCGCACGGTGCGGCTACAAACCCTGGATGACAACCTGGTCACCATTCCCAACTCCCGCTTTATTACCGATGTGGTTGCCTCCGGTAACGCCGGCGAGCTGGACATGATGGTGGTGACCGACTTCCACGTTGCCCTGGATGCAGACCTGGATGAGGCCAAGGGGATCATTGAAGAAGTCATTTTCACCAGCCGCTTCGCCTACCTGAAGAAACCGGTCACCTTCGCCATTGAAGAGATCGAAGTGGGCTATCGACTGGCCATTCGATTACGCGCCAAGGCCTACGTGCTGGATGTCCATTACGAAAAGGCCTTCCAGAGCGATATTGTGGTGCGGGTTTCCAAACGGTTTGCCGAAGCAGGCGTGATTCGCCCTTCCTGA
- a CDS encoding pitrilysin family protein, which produces MVSGLGLVSVLRAAAVVVTVLLSACASLNSSEDFPTTEALVAASEPGAPVLDIQSWQTAEGAKVLFVPSDALPMLDIRLVMDAGSARDGGAAGLASLTSALLGEGAEGLNVDDIARGFEDRGARFSSSSYRDMGIISLRTLSDEEYREPVLDLFGQVIGSPSFPQAAVDRIRTQMMQGLRMEQQVPGPQVRKAFMATLYPGHPYGTASDGTLESLPAIKRDQLQQFYDTYYAAGNAVIAMVGAVDRQQAEAIAAQISAALPEGEAAEALERATPLAQRQQQHIDFPSAQTSILLGNQSTWRGNPDHVALYVGNMVLGGGGFASILTDEVRQKRGYVYGIGSGFSAMAAGGPFQVSFKTGNENADQALSLTLQLIEEFVAKGPTDTQLEEARTSILGSFALGTADNSDIIGQLGAIGFYDLPLDYLQQFSQQVRAVSAEDIRAAFGRALAVDDLAIVSIGPEAPQIVPVDAPEDSDTGETDEVGRGEE; this is translated from the coding sequence ATGGTGTCTGGACTGGGGCTGGTGTCTGTGCTCCGCGCTGCAGCTGTTGTCGTTACGGTCCTGCTGAGTGCCTGTGCTTCCCTTAACTCTTCTGAGGATTTCCCCACAACTGAAGCGCTGGTGGCGGCCAGTGAGCCGGGGGCGCCGGTGCTGGATATTCAATCCTGGCAGACCGCAGAGGGGGCAAAGGTGTTGTTTGTGCCCAGTGATGCGCTGCCCATGCTGGATATCCGGCTGGTGATGGATGCCGGTAGTGCCCGTGATGGCGGTGCGGCGGGGTTGGCATCACTGACCAGTGCCCTGCTGGGTGAAGGCGCAGAAGGACTGAACGTGGATGATATCGCCCGCGGTTTCGAGGATCGCGGCGCCCGCTTTTCGTCCAGTAGTTACCGGGACATGGGCATCATCAGCCTGCGTACCCTGTCTGATGAGGAATACCGTGAGCCGGTGCTGGACCTGTTTGGGCAGGTGATTGGTTCGCCGTCATTCCCGCAAGCCGCCGTGGACCGCATCCGCACCCAGATGATGCAGGGGCTGCGTATGGAGCAGCAGGTGCCAGGCCCCCAGGTGCGCAAGGCGTTCATGGCGACCCTCTACCCGGGTCACCCCTACGGTACCGCCAGTGATGGCACCCTGGAGAGCCTGCCGGCGATAAAGCGAGATCAGCTGCAGCAGTTCTACGATACCTACTACGCAGCCGGCAATGCCGTGATTGCCATGGTGGGGGCCGTAGATCGCCAGCAGGCGGAGGCGATTGCCGCACAGATCAGTGCGGCCCTGCCTGAGGGGGAGGCGGCTGAGGCCCTTGAGCGCGCCACGCCTTTGGCCCAGCGTCAGCAACAACATATCGATTTTCCCTCGGCCCAGACCAGCATCCTGTTGGGCAACCAGAGCACCTGGCGGGGCAACCCGGATCATGTGGCGTTGTATGTGGGCAACATGGTGCTGGGGGGCGGTGGTTTTGCGTCCATCCTCACCGATGAAGTGCGCCAGAAGCGAGGCTATGTGTACGGTATTGGCAGCGGTTTCTCTGCCATGGCGGCGGGCGGGCCCTTCCAGGTGTCCTTCAAGACCGGTAACGAGAATGCGGACCAGGCGCTGAGCCTCACCCTGCAGCTGATCGAGGAGTTTGTGGCCAAGGGGCCCACGGACACCCAGCTGGAAGAGGCGCGCACCAGTATCCTTGGCAGCTTTGCCCTGGGGACCGCAGACAACAGCGACATTATTGGCCAGTTGGGCGCCATCGGTTTTTATGATCTGCCGCTGGATTACCTGCAGCAGTTCAGCCAGCAGGTGCGGGCGGTTAGCGCGGAAGATATCCGTGCAGCGTTCGGCCGTGCCCTGGCGGTGGACGATCTGGCCATTGTCAGTATCGGGCCAGAGGCGCCACAGATCGTGCCTGTGGATGCCCCCGAGGACAGCGACACCGGGGAGACTGATGAGGTTGGCCGTGGCGAGGAATAA
- a CDS encoding CBS domain-containing protein: MSDLTVSALMGKHPTAIALGTELTQVVDKLLQHKATGLPVVDESQRVVGFVSEQDCLRKLLVSSYHCEGSLIVDEFMHAPPLTVAETDSVVNVAELMVTQKPKIYPVVDAQNRLVGMLSRHQVLKALKDTRRACEV, encoded by the coding sequence ATGAGTGATCTGACAGTCAGTGCCCTGATGGGAAAACATCCCACCGCGATTGCCCTGGGCACAGAGCTCACCCAGGTGGTGGACAAGTTGCTGCAGCACAAGGCCACCGGGTTGCCGGTGGTGGATGAGAGCCAGCGGGTGGTGGGATTTGTGTCGGAACAGGATTGTCTGCGCAAGCTGCTGGTGTCCAGTTATCACTGTGAGGGCTCATTGATCGTGGATGAGTTCATGCATGCGCCGCCGCTGACCGTTGCCGAAACCGATTCCGTAGTGAATGTGGCGGAATTGATGGTGACCCAGAAGCCCAAGATTTATCCGGTGGTGGATGCCCAGAACCGGCTGGTGGGCATGCTCAGCCGTCACCAGGTCCTGAAGGCATTAAAGGACACGCGTCGCGCCTGCGAAGTTTGA
- a CDS encoding methanogen output domain 1-containing protein, producing the protein MDEVSNARIPLNQDRFLRQLLGNLAEAIQDVAGLEQAEGLVSIVGQKIGDEINAGYRSALAAPALDKAQIAAVLVDLKRRIGGDFYVIEQDDDKIVLGNWRCPFGRYVEGRPALCMMTSNVFGVIAAENTGYARVDITEAIANGDAQCRVIVSLKPHEGAAGREYFSADN; encoded by the coding sequence ATGGATGAGGTTAGCAATGCCCGGATTCCCTTGAATCAGGACCGCTTTTTGCGACAGCTGTTGGGTAATCTTGCCGAAGCCATTCAGGATGTGGCCGGGCTGGAACAGGCAGAGGGGCTGGTCTCTATTGTCGGCCAGAAAATTGGTGACGAAATCAATGCGGGCTACCGCTCTGCGCTGGCGGCGCCGGCGCTGGATAAAGCGCAGATAGCCGCTGTTCTGGTAGATCTAAAGCGCCGCATCGGTGGCGATTTTTATGTCATAGAGCAGGACGATGACAAGATTGTGCTGGGTAACTGGCGCTGTCCTTTCGGGCGTTACGTGGAAGGCCGCCCGGCTCTTTGCATGATGACATCCAACGTGTTTGGTGTGATTGCGGCAGAAAATACCGGCTACGCGAGAGTGGATATCACCGAGGCCATTGCCAATGGTGATGCACAATGCCGCGTCATCGTCAGCCTCAAGCCCCATGAGGGCGCTGCCGGGCGAGAATATTTCTCGGCGGACAACTAA
- a CDS encoding enoyl-CoA hydratase-related protein: MQYQDITTDVSENILTITLNRPERLNAFTLRMKDEVVHALEAADSNDEVRAIIVTGAGKVFCAGMEMEPEGGGNLFGYDDAEGMNPPLETIRDSGGELSMAIYNSRKPVIGAINGAAVGVGITMTLPMDIRLVAANSKIGFVFTQRGITPEACSSWFLPRVVGRQKALEWVLSGDIFMSEEGAEAGLFHSVHDKGEVLDVARCMAKKLIAKSSPVAVALARHMLWRNPEFETPLQAHVVESKMIYWSHSFWDGRDGFTAFLEKRAPRFETDLADVPKQFDFWPQPPLE, from the coding sequence ATGCAATATCAGGACATCACGACCGACGTGTCGGAAAACATTCTCACCATTACGCTAAATCGCCCCGAGCGTCTGAATGCTTTTACCCTGCGCATGAAAGACGAAGTGGTCCATGCCCTGGAAGCGGCGGACAGTAACGATGAAGTACGAGCTATCATTGTGACTGGTGCGGGCAAGGTGTTCTGTGCCGGCATGGAAATGGAGCCGGAAGGTGGCGGCAACCTGTTTGGTTATGATGATGCAGAAGGAATGAATCCGCCGCTGGAAACGATTCGTGATTCCGGTGGCGAGTTGTCCATGGCCATATACAACAGCCGCAAGCCGGTGATCGGTGCCATCAATGGCGCTGCAGTGGGGGTGGGCATCACCATGACACTGCCCATGGATATTCGCCTGGTAGCCGCCAACAGCAAGATCGGTTTCGTATTTACCCAGCGCGGCATCACCCCGGAAGCCTGTTCCTCCTGGTTCCTGCCACGGGTGGTGGGGCGTCAAAAGGCGCTGGAATGGGTGCTCAGTGGCGATATCTTCATGTCCGAGGAGGGCGCCGAAGCCGGCCTGTTTCACAGTGTGCATGACAAGGGGGAGGTGCTCGATGTGGCTCGTTGCATGGCGAAAAAGCTGATCGCCAAGAGTTCACCGGTGGCGGTGGCCCTGGCGCGTCACATGCTGTGGCGCAACCCGGAATTCGAGACCCCCCTGCAAGCTCATGTGGTGGAGTCGAAAATGATCTACTGGTCCCACTCTTTCTGGGACGGTCGAGATGGCTTTACCGCTTTTCTGGAGAAGCGTGCACCGCGTTTCGAAACCGATCTGGCGGATGTGCCGAAGCAATTTGATTTCTGGCCGCAACCTCCGCTTGAATAA
- the rsmD gene encoding 16S rRNA (guanine(966)-N(2))-methyltransferase RsmD, giving the protein MARNKRQGSAASKGQVRIIGGDQRGLRLQFVDHGGDLRPSSDRLRETLFNWLQFELPGLRVLDLFAGSGVLGAEALSRGAAEAVLIEKQRDRVTDLQRQLHPLFAERIQVHCHDALRWLQQRATPFDLVFVDPPYDLGLAEPACADLESRGWLAEHAWVYVESRRQAAVPAVPAGWILHREKQAGEIHARLFRRGQEPERG; this is encoded by the coding sequence GTGGCGAGGAATAAGCGCCAGGGCAGTGCCGCCAGCAAGGGGCAGGTACGGATTATCGGTGGCGATCAACGCGGGCTGCGGCTGCAGTTCGTGGATCATGGCGGCGATCTGCGCCCGTCCTCTGACCGGTTGAGGGAAACCCTGTTTAACTGGCTGCAGTTCGAGCTGCCGGGCCTGCGCGTGCTGGACCTGTTTGCCGGCTCAGGCGTGCTGGGGGCGGAAGCGCTCAGCCGCGGGGCGGCGGAGGCCGTGTTGATCGAAAAGCAGCGTGATCGGGTAACGGACCTTCAGCGGCAACTGCACCCCCTGTTTGCAGAGCGTATCCAGGTCCATTGCCATGATGCCCTGCGCTGGTTGCAGCAGCGCGCTACGCCCTTTGATTTGGTGTTTGTGGATCCGCCCTATGATCTGGGGCTGGCGGAGCCGGCCTGTGCAGACCTGGAGTCTCGCGGCTGGCTGGCGGAACACGCCTGGGTTTATGTGGAGTCCCGTCGCCAGGCTGCGGTACCGGCTGTGCCCGCCGGCTGGATCCTGCATCGTGAAAAACAGGCCGGCGAGATTCATGCCCGGTTGTTCCGGCGAGGTCAGGAGCCAGAGCGCGGCTAA
- a CDS encoding sensor domain-containing diguanylate cyclase has translation MVTKECLAILDAISLPVLLMDGEGRVKVINAHARTLLKDETPDSVSAIIRTDVQSFLKTVRRNRHCAHLATRLVEPLADYYPASSRVRHGDEWQDCYLIELFPRDLAVGGMSRLSETRRREASLQRNYVRARESARAALTQANQDPLTGIANRRAFDQWLQQLCRDARHQAFPFSLLLIDLDFFKRINDSHGHDAGDQVLCAVASLLTASLVRKGDQVARIGGEEFAVLLPNTDRRGAEDVAWRLVMAMRNANKCDHRDHQAPPWIPVTLSIGAASWLPGEPLTTSLLMREADQALYLAKEQGRDQAVTMKTDS, from the coding sequence ATGGTCACCAAGGAATGTCTGGCCATTCTTGATGCCATCTCCTTGCCGGTACTGTTGATGGATGGAGAGGGGAGGGTCAAGGTGATCAATGCCCATGCCCGCACCCTGTTGAAGGACGAGACGCCTGACAGTGTCTCCGCCATTATCAGGACGGATGTTCAATCCTTCCTCAAGACTGTGCGCCGCAATCGTCACTGCGCACACCTGGCAACCCGGTTGGTGGAGCCCCTTGCCGATTACTACCCGGCCAGTTCCCGTGTTCGTCATGGTGATGAATGGCAGGATTGTTATCTGATCGAGCTGTTTCCGCGGGACTTGGCGGTGGGGGGAATGAGTCGTCTTTCCGAAACGCGCCGGCGTGAAGCCTCGCTGCAACGCAACTATGTGCGCGCCCGGGAATCCGCCCGCGCGGCCCTGACCCAGGCTAACCAGGACCCGCTCACCGGCATAGCCAACCGGCGTGCATTTGATCAATGGCTGCAGCAGTTGTGCCGGGATGCCCGGCACCAGGCGTTTCCGTTTTCGCTGCTGCTGATCGATCTGGATTTTTTCAAACGCATCAATGACAGCCACGGCCATGACGCCGGTGACCAGGTGCTGTGCGCGGTGGCCTCACTACTGACGGCCTCGCTGGTGCGCAAGGGGGACCAGGTTGCCCGTATCGGCGGTGAGGAGTTTGCCGTCCTGTTGCCCAATACCGACCGTCGGGGGGCGGAAGATGTGGCCTGGCGTCTGGTGATGGCCATGCGAAATGCCAACAAGTGTGACCATAGAGACCACCAGGCGCCGCCATGGATCCCGGTGACGTTGTCCATCGGGGCCGCTAGCTGGCTGCCGGGGGAACCGCTGACCACGTCCCTGCTGATGCGGGAAGCGGATCAGGCGCTTTATCTTGCTAAGGAGCAGGGTCGGGATCAGGCGGTCACCATGAAAACGGACAGTTGA
- a CDS encoding Mpo1-like protein has protein sequence MRDLQTFLSDYGDSHRNPVNQWVHIVCVPAIFVSTLGLFWLVPLGHWLGLEGALAYWVNGGTLLAAICMPFYLRMSAGMTLLMSIWLVLSLLAIVAVDRSALSLGWTSAAVWLVAWAVQVWGHKVEGKKPSFVDDLVFLLVGPMFVSIELAHKLGLRREVGSL, from the coding sequence ATGCGCGATCTACAGACCTTTCTGTCCGACTACGGTGATAGCCACCGTAACCCGGTGAACCAGTGGGTACATATTGTCTGTGTGCCGGCGATCTTTGTGTCCACCCTTGGCCTCTTCTGGTTGGTTCCCCTGGGGCACTGGCTGGGGCTGGAAGGCGCGCTGGCCTACTGGGTCAACGGCGGCACTCTGCTGGCTGCGATCTGCATGCCCTTCTATCTGCGCATGTCCGCAGGCATGACTCTACTCATGAGCATCTGGCTGGTATTGTCGTTGCTGGCCATTGTTGCCGTGGATCGCAGTGCGCTTTCCCTGGGCTGGACCAGTGCGGCGGTGTGGCTGGTCGCCTGGGCGGTTCAGGTGTGGGGCCACAAGGTGGAAGGCAAGAAACCCTCCTTTGTGGATGATCTGGTGTTCCTGCTGGTGGGGCCCATGTTTGTTTCCATTGAGTTGGCGCACAAACTGGGGCTCCGTCGGGAAGTTGGGAGCCTCTGA
- a CDS encoding metal-dependent hydrolase yields MAQNNVQQNVQQKTAIKKVNQSDIQPRRMDFEFDPDMPRYWFDNDQFKSTLLTSLSCTFPEGERFFVRSVRHFQKNIQDPLLREQVKGFIGQEAHHGNEHDAFNDFMESKGVPTRKVDAFVKDGLKFMAKVLSPERQLAKTCALEHFTAMLAEMILENPEFIEGMDERMVPLWLWHAIEESEHKAVAFDVYKDQVDSYWVRSSEMAFTTVEFLSFTVFHYWQLRNEMDDPTDWKSVMNGFNWLLGKPGWLRKLGKSYLAYYKRDFHPGKRDSTHLRRRALIRLANMMGRPELAA; encoded by the coding sequence ATGGCGCAGAACAATGTGCAACAAAACGTGCAACAAAAGACAGCCATAAAGAAAGTAAACCAGAGCGATATTCAGCCCCGGCGGATGGATTTCGAGTTTGATCCTGACATGCCTCGCTACTGGTTTGACAATGACCAGTTCAAATCCACGTTGCTGACATCCCTGTCCTGTACCTTCCCGGAAGGGGAGCGCTTTTTTGTGCGCTCTGTACGTCACTTTCAGAAGAACATCCAGGACCCGTTGCTGCGTGAGCAGGTGAAGGGGTTCATTGGTCAGGAGGCGCATCATGGCAATGAACATGATGCCTTCAACGATTTTATGGAATCCAAGGGCGTGCCCACCAGAAAAGTGGATGCCTTTGTGAAAGACGGCCTCAAGTTCATGGCCAAGGTGTTATCCCCGGAGCGGCAGCTGGCCAAGACCTGTGCGCTGGAGCACTTCACTGCCATGCTGGCGGAAATGATTCTGGAAAACCCGGAATTTATCGAAGGCATGGATGAACGCATGGTGCCACTGTGGTTGTGGCATGCCATCGAGGAGAGCGAGCACAAGGCGGTGGCCTTCGATGTCTACAAGGACCAGGTGGACAGCTACTGGGTGCGCAGTTCCGAAATGGCTTTTACCACCGTGGAGTTTCTCAGCTTTACGGTGTTTCACTACTGGCAGCTACGCAATGAGATGGACGATCCTACCGACTGGAAATCGGTGATGAACGGGTTTAACTGGTTGCTGGGCAAGCCGGGTTGGCTGCGCAAACTGGGTAAGTCCTATCTCGCGTATTACAAGCGCGATTTTCATCCTGGCAAGCGTGACAGTACGCACCTGCGCAGGCGTGCCCTGATTCGGCTGGCCAACATGATGGGGCGCCCGGAACTGGCCGCATAA
- a CDS encoding AraC family transcriptional regulator: MTVSPSAIETRLLSPLYIWPGGWLVLLSAMDNRPHQHVAASLLVALEGSLQVNRDGVLIKRPLVRVPPEVPQSLHSDTPLAVLHLDPDEPAWWALREADEEAALPLAQLRQPLMALADGQVHEDMAAAFIRQLRAPQPVHIPDPRIVAACQALREDNSLDLESLAATANLSVSRFRRLFSEQLGVTFKRFVLHLKCQRALSLWESGMSLTELAVAAGFYDQPHLNRTLRAMFDALPSRYARGQSVQVVDLSDHTRTTFME, translated from the coding sequence ATGACTGTTTCTCCGTCGGCCATCGAAACCCGTTTGCTGTCGCCCCTGTATATCTGGCCGGGCGGCTGGCTGGTGCTGCTGTCCGCCATGGATAACCGCCCGCATCAGCATGTGGCGGCGTCCCTGCTGGTCGCCCTCGAAGGCAGCCTGCAGGTCAATCGTGATGGCGTGCTAATTAAACGGCCGCTGGTGCGGGTGCCCCCAGAGGTGCCCCAGTCGTTGCACAGTGACACCCCGTTGGCGGTGCTGCATCTGGACCCCGATGAACCTGCCTGGTGGGCTTTGCGCGAGGCTGACGAGGAGGCTGCCTTGCCGTTAGCCCAACTGCGGCAGCCATTGATGGCGCTGGCGGATGGTCAGGTTCATGAGGACATGGCAGCCGCCTTTATCCGCCAATTGAGAGCCCCGCAGCCGGTGCATATTCCCGACCCGCGCATTGTCGCGGCTTGCCAGGCGTTGCGTGAAGACAACAGCCTGGATCTGGAATCCCTGGCGGCCACCGCCAACCTGTCCGTGTCCCGCTTTCGCCGCCTGTTCAGTGAACAGCTGGGCGTTACCTTCAAGCGTTTCGTGCTGCATCTGAAGTGCCAGCGGGCCTTGTCCCTGTGGGAAAGCGGTATGTCGCTCACCGAGCTGGCGGTCGCCGCAGGTTTCTACGATCAGCCCCATCTCAACCGTACACTTCGGGCCATGTTCGATGCGCTGCCGTCGCGGTATGCTCGGGGGCAATCGGTGCAGGTGGTGGACCTGTCTGACCATACAAGAACAACCTTCATGGAGTGA